A genomic stretch from Blastocatellia bacterium includes:
- the tatC gene encoding twin-arginine translocase subunit TatC has product MATTTETYQDKDVELEEGAMSFLEHLDELRSRLVRIAIFVMLAFVLCWVFSDKIYNFLQVPVRAAMIEANREHGFNAEGATVGPLADYIGKEVSFVFIAETRIGQVLIPTGTTIKVRVEEGDDGVPNLVTTAPWVINTATVIGEGFRIPRQLYLTSNIYLSPDNRLVVATVQGAFNLYIKVAFYAAIFFAVPFILIQVWGFVAPGLYPHEKKYAAPVIFMASVFFLTGCAFAYYIAFPRAANFLLGVAAGGNLRPLVTADDYFDLIITIMLGLGVVFEIPTVTFFAARLGLVTPGLLLKIWRYAVVAIFILAAVLSPTTDVPNLLVFAAPMLLLYFLSVGIAWIFHRKRRTEEEYQALERK; this is encoded by the coding sequence ATGGCTACCACCACAGAGACTTATCAGGATAAGGATGTCGAGCTTGAAGAAGGCGCGATGTCGTTTCTCGAACACCTGGACGAGCTGCGCTCGCGGCTGGTCCGCATTGCGATTTTTGTGATGCTCGCCTTTGTCCTCTGCTGGGTCTTCTCGGACAAGATTTATAACTTCCTGCAAGTGCCTGTGCGCGCCGCGATGATCGAGGCGAACCGCGAACACGGCTTTAATGCGGAGGGCGCGACGGTCGGGCCGCTCGCCGATTACATCGGCAAAGAAGTTTCATTCGTCTTCATCGCCGAAACCCGCATCGGCCAGGTCTTGATCCCTACGGGTACGACCATCAAGGTGCGCGTTGAAGAGGGCGACGATGGCGTGCCGAATCTCGTGACCACTGCTCCCTGGGTCATCAACACAGCGACCGTGATCGGCGAAGGCTTCCGCATCCCGCGGCAGTTGTACCTGACCTCGAATATCTATCTCAGCCCGGATAACCGGCTGGTGGTGGCGACCGTGCAGGGCGCGTTTAACCTGTATATCAAAGTGGCTTTCTATGCGGCGATCTTTTTTGCGGTGCCATTCATTCTGATTCAAGTCTGGGGATTTGTCGCGCCGGGCCTCTACCCGCACGAAAAGAAGTACGCCGCGCCGGTCATCTTCATGGCCTCGGTCTTTTTCCTGACCGGCTGCGCCTTTGCCTATTACATCGCTTTCCCGCGCGCCGCCAATTTTCTATTAGGCGTGGCGGCAGGCGGCAACCTGCGCCCGCTGGTGACCGCCGACGATTATTTCGATCTCATCATTACGATCATGCTCGGATTGGGTGTCGTCTTCGAGATTCCGACGGTGACCTTCTTTGCGGCGCGGCTGGGGCTGGTGACGCCGGGCCTGTTGTTGAAAATCTGGCGCTATGCAGTGGTGGCGATCTTTATTCTCGCGGCGGTTTTGTCGCCGACGACCGACGTGCCGAACCTTCTGGTCTTTGCCGCACCGATGCTGCTGCTCTATTTTCTGAGCGTCGGCATCGCCTGGATTTTTCACCGCAAGCGGCGAACCGAAGAAGAATATCAGGCCCTGGAGCGCAAGTAG
- a CDS encoding twin-arginine translocase TatA/TatE family subunit, protein MGNLGMPEILMILVIALIIFGPRKLPELGKSLGHGLAQFRKASDDFKRQWEDEVETEKRRLDAAPTVEAARHNEAAAEASAAAASSEPVTSAASAEAYTPGETIHAPVPTVEAASVPRSEATVNETKRDWM, encoded by the coding sequence ATGGGAAATCTGGGAATGCCGGAAATCTTGATGATTCTGGTGATCGCATTAATTATTTTCGGCCCGCGCAAGCTGCCTGAGCTGGGCAAGAGCCTCGGCCACGGCCTGGCGCAATTCCGCAAGGCGAGCGACGATTTCAAGCGCCAGTGGGAAGATGAAGTCGAGACCGAAAAGCGCCGCCTCGACGCTGCGCCGACAGTCGAAGCCGCGCGCCACAACGAAGCCGCCGCGGAGGCGAGCGCCGCCGCCGCCAGCTCTGAGCCTGTCACGAGCGCCGCCAGCGCCGAGGCTTACACGCCCGGCGAGACCATCCACGCGCCGGTGCCGACGGTCGAAGCCGCCAGCGTGCCGCGCTCGGAAGCCACTGTCAACGAGACCAAACGCGATTGGATGTAA